Genomic window (Akkermansiaceae bacterium):
GATCCGTGAAGGAAACGCACCGCTCTGAGCCGGTGGCACCCCTCAATGGGCTGCTTTCGGCCTCAGCAACAACACCACCGCTCCCGCGATCATGCCCCAGAATGCGGAGCTGATGCCCAGCAACATCACACCGGAAAGCGTGACGAAAAACGTGACGATGGAAGCCTCACGGAAGCGTTCCTCTTTCAGCGCGACGGTCAGGCCATTGGTGATCGTCCCCAGCAACCCGAAGCCTGCGATGGCGAGGATCAATTCACGCGGAAAAGCGTTGAAAAGGGCGACGATCGTGGCACCGAACACACCGATCAGCGCATAGAACAAGCCCGCGAACATCGCCGCGGGATATCGCCTGCGGGGATCCGGGTGAGCCTCCGGACCCAGGCAGAACGCGGCGGTGATGGCCGCCAGATTGAGCGCATAGCCGCCGAACGGCGCCACCAGCAGATTGGTGAAGCCACTCCACCCGATGATGCGGGAAACAGGCGGCTTGTAGCCGTGCGCCAGGAAGATCGAGACGCCGGGAAGATTCTGCGAAGCCATCGTCACCACAAACAACGGAATGGCGATCCCCACCACGGCCTTCATGCTGAAATGGGGCGTCACCCACACCGGCGTGGTAATCCCCCACTTCACGCTGCCGACATGGAACAACCCCTGCATCATCGCCACCGCGATGCCTGCCAGCAGCATCACCGGCACGTTGTAGCGCGGCCACCCGATCCGGCCGGCCAGATACGCGGCGAACATCACCAGCACCAACCACGGATTCGACGGTACCGCCGCGAACGCATCCAACGCGAACCTCGCAAGCACTCCCGCCAGCAGTGCGGCCGCCAAAGGCACGGGCAGCCGGTTCATGATTTTTTCGAACCATCCCGTGACCCCGCAGAGCGTGATCAGAAGAGCGCTCACCACGAACGCGCCGATCGCATCCGGCATGGTGATGCCACCTTCCGCCGCCGCGGATGCGATGACGCCCGCCCCGGCGGTGGACCATGCGATCATCACCGGCTGCCGTGTGGCCAATGAAAGGCCGACACTGCCCACACCGATACCAATGCCCAGCGCCCACAGCCATGACGCCGTCTGTTCCGGTGTCGCGGACAGATGATGCGCCGCCTGGAAGATCAGCGCGACCGAACTCGTGAAGCCCACCAGGACCGCCACGAAGCCGGCGATGAGGGATGAAAAGGAAAAGTCTTTGGTCATTCCCGGTATCAGGATCGTAGGCAAAGCCCGACGGGTGGCAACCTCCGCGAACGAGCCTGGCGTTCAGCCGATGAATCTTTCCACTTTCACAGACAACAGTGAAGCCGCCTTCCAACAAGATCCGGGCATCCTTTCCGAAGGTCGCACCGCAGGAGCCCAAGGAACGGAATTTCCTCATTGGTGAAAATAAAACGGTCGTTCATCCTTCATTCCACAACCCATGAAAATCCTCGCCGTCCTGCCGCTGCTCGCCACATCCGTGATCGCCGCCGACCTTCCACGGATCCCTTCAAAGCCCATCGCGGAGAAAAAGGATCTACTTATCTCCGAAGACTTCTCAAATGCAGAACTCGCGAAACCCTGGCACAAGGTCGTCGCGACATTCACCGTCGAAGATGGTGCGCTGAAGGGAACCCAGACCCGTGACAAGCTCATCCCTGCCGCAGATGGCAAGCCGGAGGTGAAACCGCACGCCGCCGTCCATGGACTGGAGATCCCCACGAAGGACAGCGTCATCGAGGCGAGGATCAAACTGGATGGAGCCAGCATGGTCGATGTGGAGTTCGACGACCGCGCCTACAAGGGTTCCCACTACGGACACCTCGCCCGCGCCCAGGTCCGGCTGGATGGCATCACCATCATGGACGAGCGGGACGGAAATCAGAACGAGGAGCTGAAACTGATGCGCAACGATCCGTCGAAGAAGGACGAGGTCAACAAGATCATCGCCGCCCATCAGGTGAAATTCCCTGCCAAACTGGAGGCGGGGAAATGGTATAACCTCACCGTGGAAACAGTGGGCGACGCGATGCGGGTTTCCATCGATGGCAAGGGTGTGGCTTACTTCGAATCGCCCGGCATCGGGCATGAAACCAAGTCGAAAATCGAGTTCGGTGTGGCAGGCAAGGACGGCTACTTCGACGATGTGAAAGTGTGGAACGCCGAACCGGTGAGGAAGAAGTGATCAGGCCCCTCCTTTGCTGCATTTTCGGCGGCTTGCTGGCGGCCCAGCCATTGCGGGCCGCGCCTTGCTCCTTCGCCTATGTCCTGCAAGCGGATTCCTTCGCGCCGGACAAGGCCGACGCCGTCCTGCAACTGGCGGCGTCCGGGAGGGATTGGATCGTCCTCGACAGCCGTTTTAGCAGTGAAACCGCGTGGGAACACGCGGACCTCGATGAGATCCGCGCGGGGAAAAAGGGCAGGAAAGTGATCGCCTATATCTCCATCGGCGAGGCGGAGGACTACCGGTCCTACTGGGATGAAAAATGGAATCGCGGGGCAAAACCCTCATGGCTGTTGGGCGAAAATCCCCACTGGAAAGGCAACTACCGCGTCGCCTACTGGCATCCGGAATGGCAGGCGATCATGCTCAAGGTCGTGGACGAGGCGATGGCCACCGGCTTCGATGGCGTCTATCTCGACATCGTGGACGGCTTCGAAGCCTTCGAGAAAGACGGCGCGCGTTTCATCGACGACAGGCCGAATCCCGCCACCCGCCAGTCGTACCGCAGGGACATGGTGGACTGGGTGAAGCGCGTGGCGGCACAGGCCAGGGCGAAAAATACCGTCGCGCTGGTCATCCCGCAGAATGGTTCCCAGTTGCTCGCCCATCCCGACTTTGTCGCGGCGATCAGCGGCGTCGGCATCGAGGATCTGTTCACGGAGGACGACCGCAAGCAACCCGCGAGCCACAGCGACTATGTGCTGGGCTTCCTCAAGGTGTTGGAGGAAACCGGCAAGCCCGTCCTGGTGATCGAGTATCCCAAGCGTGAGAAGTCCATCTCCTACGCCCGGGAGTCGAACCAGCGCCAGAAGTTCACCTGGCTGTTCACGGACCGCGACCTGGAGACGCTGGGCACCTCCGGTCGCTGAGGGGCCGGCTCAGGATTCCCCGCACGGAGTCCAGACGCCCACCATCCAGCTCACGCCAAACTTGTCCTCCAGCATCCCGAAGCGGGGCGACCAGAAGGTTTCCCCCAGTGGCATGGTGACTTTCCCTCCGTTGGAAAGGGCGGCGAAGGCACGGTCCACGGCCGCTTCATCCGGCAGGGTGAGGGAAAGGGAGATACCGCTGATCTTGTCCACCTCCCCGCAACCGTCCGACGCCATCAGGAGGGAGTCCCCGATGCGGAACGCGGCGTGCATGATCTTTTTTCCGTAGCCGTCGGGCAGCATTCCTTCCGGCGGAGGCTCCGGGCTTTCCTCGAAGCGCATCATGGCCTCGACCTGCGCGCCAAGTTCGCTGCGGTAAAATTCCACCGCTTCTTCACACCTGCCGCCGAACATCAAATAGGGTTGGATGATATGTTTGGATATCGTGCTCATGGTTTCTGGAGGTTCGTTTCAATATCACGACGAACGGGAATCCCGCCAAAGGACATCTCCGGCGGATTTTCCCGAAATCCAGCCTCCGAAAATTCCTCTCGCCGCCATCCCTCCCATCCGTGAAAAGGATGAACCCTTGGAGTCATTCCAATGAAACCCATCCCCATCCTCCTTCTCGCGGCCGCCCTGCCGTGTTCCGCGCAGACGAACCATGCGCTCGGAAAGCCGGTGATCGCCGACTCCGTGCGGGCGGGCTACCCTGCGGCCAACGCGGTGGATGGCGTGCTCAGCGATCCATCCCGCTGGCTGGCGGATGCGGCCTCCGGAGGTCATTGGCTGGAGATCGACCTGGGGGCCGCCATCACCTTGCGGCAGGCCCACATTTACTCGGGCTACCAGAACGAGGCGGGCAGCCCGATCACCTCATTTTCTCTACAGCGCTGGGACGGCACCGCCTGGCAGAGCATCCCCGGAGCCGCCATCCAGCCGAACCGCTCGATGGGGACGGTGTTCCAGTTCGACTCCCCCATCACCACCACGAAGGTCCGTCTGGTGGTCGCGGATACCACCATCATCCGCGTCCGCGAGATCGCCCTCTGGGAAAATCCCACGCCGCTGTTCACCGGCATGGTCGGGGACAACCTGCCCATCTGGCACCCGGCCTACGCGAATCTCGCGCTGGGGAAACCTGCGGCAGCCCACGCTTCCGTGAACTCCGGCGTCGCCAACTTTGCCGTCGATGGGGAGGCGGGTGACAACTCGCGGCTCGTCGCCCAGCCCCCCTCCTCCCCTGCCGGGCCTCTTCATGTGGAGGTGGATCTGACCTTCCCCGCATCGGTCGCGGAGGCGCATGTCTACAGTGGCGCGTCCTCCGGTTCCGCGGATGCCGCCTTCCACCTGGAGGCGGAGAACGATGGAACCTGGACCACCATCCCCGGCAGCGTGGTGACGGGAAACACCAGCCAGTCGGTGCGGGTCACTTTCACCGCTCCGGTGACCACCCGGCGCATCCGCTACGTCCCGGACGGGCTGGGTACCACTGGCTTCACCCGGCTGCGGGAGCTGACGCTATGGGAAACCACCCAGGTGCCCCTGAACCTCGGACTCTTCATCGGGGGACCCACGTTGTTGAACCCCGCCACTCCGGTCGCCCTCAACCAGATCGGCTTCCAGAAAGGCGCGCCGAAGCGTTTCACCGCCATCACCTGCCCCGACGGAACGCCTTTCCACGTCACCCCGGCCACCTCCGCGGAACCGCTGTTCTCCGGAACCATCCAGGGCAATCTCGGAGACTTCAGCAGCTTCGATCCCGCATCACCGGGTCCCTACGTGGTGCGGCTGGCACCGGCGGAAAATGCGCCCGGCACCAGCGATCCTTTCCTCATTCTGGACGATCTCATCGGCACGAAATATCTGCCACCAGCCATCCATTTCATGAACGACGCGCGGAGCGCGATCGGCACCCACCCGAGCGCATTCGGCGGTGCACCGTGGCGGGATGGGGCCTACTATTCGTTCGAGATCCCCTCCCTCGTCCACCTGCTCCTCACCCGGCGGGACGTGGTGGTGGCGCTGCCACTCGAAATCGACTGGGAGGCGGAGAAAGCGACGATCCTGTCGCCCGCCTTTGACGGCATCTACAAGGAGCTGACCGCCAGCACCGGCTTTCTCCCGGCCATCCGCCGCTACTACCAGAACTACGAGGCTCCCCGTAGCAACGCTCCGGATCTGGTGAAAATCCTGCATTTCGGCATGGGCGTGACGCTCGAACGTCCGGCGACGAAAGACTGGTCGGGGGACGAGCGGCCGGAGCAGATCCATTCCCAGACCGTGGAATGGGCGGCATGGATCCTCTACTCCTGGCCCGTTCTCCGCGAATGGCTTCCGCAGTCCTTTTACGTCAAAGTCCGCGACTTCGCCTTTGCCGAGTGGGGGAGATCCTCCGGCCTGGGCACCACCACCCGGACGGATGATGATCCGTCATCACTGGAGATCGACCCGCTCTGGCTCCCGTCCACGTACGGCACCGTGGACAAAAGCCCGTTCAAGGGCCGCCATCCCCCGGCCCATTCGATCTGGCCGAATCTCCTCATGTACCAGGTCGCCCTCCGGGAGGGTCGTCCGGATGCCGCGATCTATCTCCAGGCTGCGAAAACCCAGACCCAGTGGCTGATCGACAACCTCGACTGGAACGATCCCCGGACGACCAAGGGCCACCGCATGTCCGAGAACAAGACCATGCCGGGGCTGGCCTACTTCCTCAGGACTTATCCCAGCGAAGCGCCCGCCGGCCTCGCGGCGAAGATCGAGCAATGGGCGGACATCATGATCTCCCGCTCCGCCAATGGATATGACTTCCGCCGCTATGATGCCACCGAGTGGTCGATCCCCGCACTGAACCAGAAATGGAACGAACCGGGAAACCTCGCCGGCTTTCCCGCGTGCGCTCTCGCCGCCGCCTCCACGCTCTCACACACACCGGAAAAGCAGCAACGTCTGCGGGAAATTTCATGGGCGGCCATCGACTGCCTCTTTGGCAGAAATCCATTGCGGGCCGCCTCCCCCGGCAGACCCGTCACCCTCGCGGATGGCAAGCCCGGCGGCTTTCCGGATGTGGAGCGCGGGTGGCCGCAGCTCTACACCGGACAGGCCGCCTATCTGGAAAGCGCGCGCGGTGCCCTCTGCTCCGGCCCCGGCAGCGAACACTTCCCCAACAACCCTGACGCAGCCCTCCGCCATCCGGAGCCATGGACCAACTTCAACGCCGCGTGGAACCTTTCCCTCGCCTACATGGCGGCGGATCTGGATGGAACATGGGACACCCACCGGATTCCCCAGCCCTACACGGGTGGCGCGGGTGAAGATGAAAACGGCGACATGATCCCGGACCTGATCCACCACGCCTCCGTGGGGCTGCACCGGCCTTTTCTCAGTCCCACCCTCCTTTCCGGCCCCGCACTCGATCTCCTTCACAACCTCCAGGCCTACGACACGACATTGACCGTCGAATGGACCACCACCCTGCGGTCCGACGACTGGCATCCAGCGACCTTCAGCGAAGCCGCGGACATCCTCCACAACGACGGCACCCTCACCCGCCGCTGGATCCTCCCTGCGGGTGAGCCGAAACTTTTCTACCGGCTCAAGGCCACCCGCTGAGATCACCACCACCCCATTTTCGGGAAAAACCGGAGATGCGCCGGACTGGAACGCGCTTAGGGTAGGATGCCATGACGACACGCAGGAAATTCCTCACCACAGCCATGCTCGCCTCCGCGGCGGCGACCGCAGGGTCCACCGCGGCGGAAAAGAAATCCGCGGAAGGAAAGCACTACCGCACGCCGGTGAAGATCGGCATGGGCGGCGTGGCGCTCGGCAACGGATTCGCCGTCACTCCGGACGCGCAGGCGGATGAAACGATGGCAGCCGCCTGGGAAGCGGGCGTCCGCTTTTTCGATACCTCGCCGTGGTATGGCCTTGGCCTGAGCGAGCGCCGCTTCGGCCACTTTCTGGATGGGCAGAAGAGGGACGAGTTCGTGCTTTCCACGAAGATCGGCCGACTGATGACCCCTGACGAGAACTTCAGGCACGGGATGTGGAAAGGCCACCTCGGCTTCAACTACAAATACGACTACACCGCCGCGGGCACCCGGCGCTCGATCGAGGACAGCCTCCAGCGGATGGGCCTGTCCTCCATCGACATCGTCTTCATCCACGACCTTTCCCCGGACAACGGCGACATGAAGGAAAAGTGGACGGAGTACTTCGACATCGCCGCCAAGGGGGCGATGCCGGAACTGACGAAGATGCGGGACGAGGGCATCATCAAGGCATGGGGCTTCGGCGTGAACCGCCCGCAACCGATCCTGAAAGCGCTGGAGGTTTCCGATCCGGACATCTTCCTCGCAGCCACCCAATATTCATTGATGAAGCACGAGGACGCCTTGGAAAATCTCTTCCCCGCGTGCAACGATCACGGCGTTTCATTGGTCATCGGTGCACCGCTCAATGCCGGATTCCTTGCCGGGCTGGACCGCTACGACTACGGCGGAAAAATCCCCGAAGGCTTCAAGGAGAAGCGGGAGAAAATGATGAAGGTGGCGAAAAATTACGACACCGACCTGCGCACCGCCGCCCTCCAGTTCACCGCGGCCCCGTCCGTCGTCTCCGCCACCATCCCCGGCGCACGCACGCCGAAGCAGGTGGAGGAAAACATGGCATCGATGAAAGCAAAGATCCCGCCGGAGTTCTGGGAAGTCCTGAAAAAGGAAAAGCTGATCTCCGCGAACGCACCGGTCCCGGGCTGATCACTCCACCTTTCCCGGCGGCCGGACACCTTCGCCCCGGGTTCCTGTGAGCGAATCGCCCAGATCCTTGCGCGCCTTATCCGCGAGGGTGAGCAACCGTGCCACCACCTCGGGATTCCCCGCGGCCACATCCTTCTCCTCACTGATGTCCATGGCGACGTTGTAGAGCTGGGGGTTGGTGATCTTCCGCTGTTCATACGGCACTGGCTTCCCGTCCGTGCCGCCCGGCTTTCCGCCGAGGGTGCGGTACTGGTGGGGCAGGTAGAGTTTCCAGTCCCCGCTCATCACCGCCTGCAGTTCGTTCTGCTTGTAGTAGAAGAAATAGGCATCGTGGGGACTCTCCGCCCCTTCCTTGCCGGTGAGCAGCGGCAGGACATCCAGCCCGTCGATCTTCCGTGCGGGAAGATCCGCCCCGACCAGACCGGCGATGGTCGGCAGCAGGTCGATCGTCATCATCGGCTCACGGCCCACCGTTCCCGCCGGAATCGTTCCGGGATAACGGGCGATGAAGGGCACCCGCACGCCGCCCTCCCACACGGTTCCTTTGCCCTCCCTCAGCGGCGTGGCCACTCCGGAGTGGTCCCCATAGTTCAGCCACGGTCCGTTGTCCGAAGTGAAAATGACCAGCGTGTTCCCGTCCGCTCCCGTTTCCTTCAGCGCGCCCATGACCTCCCCCACCGACCAGTCGATCTCCTCGATCACATCGGCATAGGCCCCTTCCGGCGACTTGCTCCGCCCGCTGGTGAAAAGCGGCACGTGCGGCATGCTGTGGGCGACGTAGAGGAAGAACGGCTTCTCCTTGTTCCCGCGGATGAATTCCACCGCGCGCTCCGTGTACCAGGTGGTCAGTTGCTTCTGCTCCTCCGCCGTCACTTCCGGAATCTTCACGCCGCGGTCTTCCAGCAGCGGCAGCGGAGGAAACGCCGCCCGCCGTTTGTTCGCCTCCGGATGGAGCGGCCACATGTCATTCGAGTAGGGCAGCCCCAGATAGTGGTCGAATCCCTGGTCCAGCGGCAACATGGGAGACGTATCCCCCAGATGCCACTTGCCCACCGCAGCGGTCGCGTAGCCCTTCCGCTTCACCACCTCCGCGATGGTGGTTTCCTCCGGATTCAGCCCGGTCTTCGCCTTCGGCCCCAGGGCACCCTGGATCCCCACCCGGCTGGGATAGCATCCGGTCATCAGCGCCGCCCGCGACGCGGAGCAGACCGGCTGCGCCACATAAAAGCGCTCCGACCGCATGCCCTCCGCCGCGAGCCGGTCGAGGTTCGGCGTGCGGTTTTTCACCGATCCATAGCAGCCGGGATCCCCGTAACCCATATCGTCCGCAAAGATGATCACGATGTTCGGCGGGGCCGCATGCAGTGGAGCGATCCACGGGAAAAGGAACAGCGACAGCAGGAATTTTCCGGATTTCATGACCGTCCGGATTGGACCGGATGACCGGGCACAAGGCAAGGAAGCCGTTCGTATATCCTTCTCATGCCCACCAGGGACTGATTGCATCCATGGCATCCGCGCCGGAATTCCGCCGCGCCACCAAACCCATCCGCTCCCATGTCCGTCACCCGCGCCCTTACCCTGGCCGCAGCATTCCTCTGCACCCTTCTGCCCGCCACCGCGCAGCCGGAGTCAAAACGGCCCAACATCCTCGTCATCATCGGGGATGACTGCACCTACAGCGACCTTTCCTTCCACGGCGGGGAAAACGCGCGCACGCCCCATCTCGACCGGCTCGCCAGCCAGGGCATGGTCTTCGAGCGCGCCTACCTCAGCATGGCCATGTGCGCCCCCAGCCGCTCCGAACTCTACACCGGCCGGTTCCCGCTGCGCAACGGCTGCGCCTGGAACCACGCACCCTGCCGGGAAGGCACCCGCAGCATCACCCACCACCTCGGGGAACGTGGATACCGTGTCGGCCTCGCCGGAAAGAGCCACGTGAAACCCGCATCCGTCTTCGCCTTTGAGGATGTCCCGGGCTTCGACGGAAACTGCGTCCGCAATCCCACCCGCCCGCACGACCTTGCCGGCGTCCGGAGCTTCGCCACGCGGGATGCCAACCAACCGTTCTGCTTGGTCGTCGCCCTCACGGAACCCCACGTCCCGTGGGTCATGGGGGATGCCTCCGCGTATCCGCCAGCCTCCATCAAACTCCCGCCCAACCTCGCGGACACACCGCGCACGCGCGAAGCTTTCTCCAGCTACCTGGCGGAGATCACCTACATGGACGGCCAGATCGGTGAACTCCTGCGCCTGCTGGATGACAACGGCCTGGCGGAAAACACCCTCGTCCTCTTCACCAGCGAGCAAGGTTCCCAGTTCCCCGGCAACAAGTGGACGAACTGGGACAGCGGACTCCATACCTCCCTCGTCGCCCGCCTGCCCGGCACCATCGCCGCGGGAAGCCGCACCTCCGCCGTCGTCCAGTATGCCGATGTCGTGCCCACCCTGATCGATCTCGCCGGAGCGAAGCCGGACAACGCCGCCTTTGACGGCACCAGCTTCCTCCCCGTCCTGAAAGGCACCGCCGCCCGCCACCGCGACCACGCCTACGGCCTCCACAACAACTACCCGGAAGGCCCGCCCTACCCGATCCGCAGCATCACCGATGGCGACTGGCGCTACATCCGCAACCTCAGGCCGGACCGCACCTATATCGAGAAACACCTCATGGGCCTCGAGAACAACTACTGGGGTTCCTGGCTCGCCCACAGTTCGGAACACCCCGCCATCCTCCACCTCGTCGAGCGCTACCTCAACCGCCCCGCCGAGGAACTCTACCACACCTCCGCAGACCGCTCCGAACTCACCAACCTCGCGGCCGATCCCGCCCACGCGGAAACCAAGGCCCGGCTCTCCGCCGCACTGGATCGGCACCTCGCGGACCAGCTCGACCCCGGCGCAGCCCTGGACACGCCGGAAGCGTTCAAGGCCACCGAAAGCGGAAAGCCCGCCTTTCCGGGGAAGCCGTGAGTCCGTCCCGGTGGCCACCATCCGCCCGTAGAATAGGCTTGAGAACCAACGGATTTCCCGATCCCATGTAGGAGCCATGTACTTGAAAAACCCCTCCCCCGCTTTTTCCCGATCAGGTTCCGGGCTGCTCACATCCTGCCTGCTCCTTGGCGCAGCGCCGTGGTGCGACGCCGCCATCATCGCTAACTATGAATTCACCGGAGGGGTGCTCACTTCCTCAGATCTGGACCTTGACACCACGGCATCCGACTTCACCGGCACGCCCGCTCCCACCACGGCGGTGACCAATCGTCTGACCTACGCGGCCGCAAACGCGCCCACGACATGGAGCACGTCCACCGGCTTTGCCTCATTCACCCTCACACCCGGATCCTCCCCCCTCAGCTTGGCCAGCCTTTCCTTCGATTATGGCTTCAATAACATCGCCACGGGCGGAAACTACACCGTGCGCGTGTTCAGCAGCGTGACGGGATTCACCGATCTCTCCCAGTCACTCTACACATTCACCAACGACGACGGTTCGAATTCCGGCAACTACGCCGTCACCCCCACCAACCGCGTCATTACCCTCTCCAGCCTGCCCGCATTCCAGAATATCTCCACACCCGTGGAGTTCCGCTTTTATTTCACCGATGGTCACACAGGAGCCACCCGTTACCACTTGTTGGACAACGTGGTGCTCAACGCGGTCCCGGAGCCGTCCCACGCCATGCTCTGCCTCGCCGGAGCGGGGGCATTCATGGTCCGCCGCCGGAGGCGCTGAGCCGGTCCGCGGCCAGATCCTCGAATCCACAGAAAAGCTTCGACTCCACCGGCGGCTTCGCCGGGAGCGGATCATCATTGTCCAGATGGGCGGCGCAGATCGCGGAGAACTCCTCCGGCGTCTTCGCCCGGCGGATCTGCTGCTCGAACGTTTCATCCAGCCCGTGGCTGATGTACACCAGCGGCCGCTTCATCCTCTGGACGTGGCCCATCGGATCAAAGCGGATCGATTCCCGGGCCATCTCATCATAGAGATCCCGGATGTAATCCAACAAATCCCGGCGGGTCGGGATCATCGGCTCCATCCCATCGAACGCGGCGGCAAGTTGGCTGAAGATCCACGGGTTCCGGATCGCGCCCCGTCCCACCATCAGGCCCGCGGCGTTCGTTTTCCGCAGGTAGGCACGTCCCGTCTCCACATCCACAACGTTGCCATTGGCGATCACCGGGCAGGACATCATTTCCACCGCGGCCCTGACGCAGTCCGGATGCACCGGCGTGGCATAGCGTTCACCCACGGTCCTGCCATGG
Coding sequences:
- a CDS encoding tRNA-dihydrouridine synthase family protein, which translates into the protein MIDFLPNGRPALVLAPMQDVTDLPFMRVLARRGAPDWFVTEYFRVHPDSKLNAYILRSIDENETGRPVFAQMIGRDIPALVRTAGELARHPIAGIDLNLGCPAPIVCRKDAGGGLLRDPEMVDRIIGTLRDAFPGRFTVKTRVGYHDASEFPKLLEIFRRHAIDGLTIHGRTVGERYATPVHPDCVRAAVEMMSCPVIANGNVVDVETGRAYLRKTNAAGLMVGRGAIRNPWIFSQLAAAFDGMEPMIPTRRDLLDYIRDLYDEMARESIRFDPMGHVQRMKRPLVYISHGLDETFEQQIRRAKTPEEFSAICAAHLDNDDPLPAKPPVESKLFCGFEDLAADRLSASGGGP